The Euphorbia lathyris chromosome 2, ddEupLath1.1, whole genome shotgun sequence genome includes a window with the following:
- the LOC136220015 gene encoding major allergen Pru ar 1-like, producing the protein MGVVTVEREVTFSIPKTTIFKVFAQDNHNIVPKATPHINCEVLPCTAKKATFGAAGGELKHVKTKDEVTDNDNFTHSYTIVEGEPWSDSLDKVLVTIKVESTPNGGSVLKSCSKYVPKPNCKLDEGRINAITESIMGLYKHVEAQLLANPTACN; encoded by the exons ATGGGTGTTGTGACTGTTGAGAGAGAAGTTACCTTTTCAATCCCCAAAACAACCATCTTTAAGGTTTTTGCCCAGGATAACCATAATATTGTTCCAAAGGCCACTCCCCATATCAATTGTGAGGTCCTTCCTTGCACAGCAAAGAAAGCTACCTTTGGTGCTGCTG GTGGTGAATTGAAGCATGTTAAGACAAAAGATGAAGTAACAGACAATGATAACTTCACCCACAGCTACACCATTGTTGAAGGAGAACCATGGTCTGACTCACTTGACAAAGTACTTGTGACCATCAAGGTGGAGTCTACACCTAATGGAGGATCTGTTCTCAAGAGCTGCAGCAAGTATGTTCCCAAGCCAAACTGCAAACTGGATGAAGGCAGAATCAATGCTATTACTGAGTCTATAATGGGACTGTACAAGCATGTTGAAGCCCAGCTCCTGGCTAATCCTACTGCTTGTAACTAA
- the LOC136220016 gene encoding major allergen Pru ar 1-like, with protein sequence MGVVTVEREVTFSVPKTTIFKVFAQDNHNIVPKATPHISCEVLPCTAKKATFGAAGGELKHVKTKDEVTDNDNFTHSYTIVEGEPWSDSLDKVLVTIKVESTPNGGSVLKSCSKYVPKPNCKLDEGRINAITESIMGLYKHVEAQLLANPTACN encoded by the exons ATGGGTGTTGTGACTGTTGAGAGAGAAGTTACATTTTCAGTCCCCAAAACAACCATCTTTAAGGTTTTCGCCCAGGATAACCATAATATTGTTCCAAAAGCCACTCCCCATATCAGTTGTGAGGTCCTTCCTTGCACTGCAAAGAAAGCTACCTTTGGTGCTGCAG GTGGTGAATTGAAGCATGTTAAGACAAAAGATGAAGTAACAGACAATGATAACTTCACCCACAGTTACACCATTGTTGAAGGAGAACCATGGTCTGACTCACTTGACAAAGTACTTGTGACCATCAAGGTGGAGTCTACCCCAAATGGAGGATCTGTTCTGAAGAGCTGCAGCAAGTATGTTCCGAAGCCAAACTGCAAACTGGATGAAGGCAGAATCAATGCTATTACTGAGTCTATAATGGGACTGTACAAGCATGTTGAAGCCCAGCTCCTGGCTAATCCCACTGCTTGTAACTAA